The DNA region AACTTCCCGTTCTCCCTTAGCGCCGTCGGATTCCACCTCGGTCTCGGTGCCATCCTGGCCCTGTTTGGTGTGTTCTGGCTCAAGCTGAACATGTTCGAAACGCTGCGCTACCTCATCCCCCTCGCCCTTGTCACCTTCTTCTGCGGGAACCGGCTACTGCGGTCCATCGCCGGACGAGCCACGGAGAAGTAAGCGGGATCTCAGCAGTTTTTAAGCACAGAATAACAACATTCCCTCGAGCAGCGGACACAAAAGAGAGGGAGGGAAGAGTTCGTTCACCAAATAGCGTCGAATGGCAGGAGGATTTGTGCGGAAGCAAAAATAATGtccaatattttcagttttagtggaaataaAGTCTGATGATAAGCAGagcaaagaagaagaagaagaagattgTGCGCTGACAAAATGCGACATTTTACGTGACAATGTGCGAATAGTTTGagtgaaataaaaattcaacgaataaaaaaagaaaaaagtaattgtgtttatgttttgttgggtttttttttcacctAATAAAAGACCAATGCTAATAATTTGACTTTTGATaatgtcaaaaaagagggcaaaataaaattaaaaattaaaattaggagattttttttatagacctgcttgctcacttccttgtctaaataattttgaaaaaatcaaagtggggaatccaaacttcatgcttcccctcgagttgaaaaaaaagtacagaaattttgttggtcagtGTAATCggcatcttggatttaaaaattctgagtAACTTAAGAGTAGTTTAGGGATCATACCTACTTaaactcaacaatcaaaaataaggcaacgaaaaaaaaaaaatattttttgtgatttgatttTCCGATGTGAAATTCcaccaaggccttcggataatcgagtctagactaaTTATCAACACAGAAAAGGCATTCgaatttgtttttagtttttttccaataaaattttgaaatttcttgaaaaaataaacagttttgaACAGGACAGGGTGAcaaaaacatttgcaacggccttagcaaaagattttttatttcaaattaattttaaattttctttttggaaaaaaaccattaaaaaaaataaaaacatcagttttaaaattcggaaattctacattctaaaaatttaaacactagAACAATATTACGCTCAtttgaaatgtcagtcttgaatttaaaaaaattggaaatattgTTATCGAAAAGATctggaaatttcacgaatgtttcatattttaccatTTTACCACCgagccattagttgctgagatttcaacattagaaaatggtgggttgtttgggtaagacttagaaagcatcaattttcctgtttttaaatctttgcatggcaatatctcagcaactaagggtcgtatcaacaaagtaaacatttaaatatttgcaaactTGGGcactagttttaaaaaattaatagctgcgagtattttcaaaaaagttacctaaaaatggctataacttgaaaacggtacactttataaaaatttaattaaagtaCTTCTTGATTCGATTTTGCAAttctacatcgaaaaattaagttgaaaaatttttgccgccaatacttcgatttttttgaaaaaatcagtatagaTTCAGAAATccataactcgatcaaagattttttgcacaacctggaaatttctgaaaaattggcatttgatgtccactaaaaaatatcagaaaataaaacaaattaaaaatagtgttttttacaaatcaagttttagtgacaaaaagtgaaattaaaaatcccccaaaaaatgtttaccgtacatcatttttttttcagtgtagctcttatccatacctactttaccgaaaacaccaaatcgatcaaaatgtttctttaaaagatacagatttttgaattttcatgtatcatttttgtaaggacagttaccgtaaaacggggtgactttgatagccagggtgactttgataggtttgcgatttttccgcaaaattaagagtacaattaaaatacgtaaggaatggttcagaaacatactgacagtggtagagaagtgttaaaagtacctcaagaagaacttttcatatttttttgaaagttttataaagtaagttaactatagttaagaaaatgttgatggaagtcattattttaaacttctcaaagtgtcatgattttctcaatgaacatgattttcaatcggaaaacggaattgatttttggattctttggacaattttccactaggagaaggttaaataagtttgtaaataatacataatatgtgtttttgaaacacaatcaaaaaaaatctccaaatttataggcaaattcagttgaacaaatttcatgtaaaatgtgaaaacttgtgattcgtgcttcgaattcagtataaaatgcaataaaaatcgataattttataaacaaaacaagttttaacaaatttcaggcaaaattccaactttttaacaattttacctgaaatttatatgtattttgtttaaaagcttATATACTTAGTTAACCAAtagttaacttaacataaacattgattttttttgttacaaattaTATCAGCTACATTAGTAAtgatacatttaacgtacaaataaagtttgaacatcttaaatatgattttaacaagaaaaactttgactatcaaagtcaccccggaattaaaactaagaatttttaacgtaactatttttctaaacaccattgaaaaaacttttttttccaaaatagtgcatggactttgtgtgtcctaccccagtacatgttttaaaaataataatcttgagaaaaaccttacctgttggaaaatattctaaaaacaaattgaaatcctatcaaagtcaccccggtttacggtaccaaatttatatggaaaattatatggacaaactaatgatggcaaaatggcttctttggacataccgaaggcaccaaaaaagtttcagccggattaaaaaaatacaataattaaaattaaaaaatgaccgtagagaattactcactagtttataaaacatttaaaatattacCTGAAGAAAAggataaaaagaaaacaaaaattaataaatctagaatgcaaaagttcaaaaaaaatcttgtttttttccaaaaaataatttgagtcAAAATGTTTCTAAATTCTTGAGCTCATAAATCGTTACATGCTAAAATTTATAATaccgtaaatttttcaaaactttaattttgaaaatcttgatttttacttcacaaaatttgataatgtaaaaaaaaattgcgcttTATTAGATACAGACAATTAGATAACATAGGAGCTTTTTTGGAttcatattttaggttagagaCCCAAATTTAGAGGAAAATAAACGTTTAGTTTATCCATGGTAAAATTTAGGCGAAAACATTGGACAATCAAGTAAGAACTGTATTTTCCATAAATTCTcagatttcaaacattttgaattgagtttatttcttttttcaattgtttaaaattttgattttttttaaatttaattttttcaattaattttagtttatttttgttactaaattgtaaatttcaaatgttatttttaattatataaggCCGAAGCAAATATTTGCAAACAAACAGTGAAATAAGAAGCCATGGTCTCAAGAtacgaatgaaaaaaatgttttaaaatgcattttacactagttcagttgttttgcaattcctagttttcaaaaaaatgttaaatttaagaaaaacaaaaatataggcaaaaaaaattttttttttgcggtactgtacaacgaaatttaaaaaaattgagattttttaataaacccaaccatttttaaaatgatcCTTAAcgtaggggaatgcattttaaattattttcagcatgcatttttaatttagaagtttttcgaaaaaatattttttgccccctgattattcgggCCGGTTTTGAAGGGGGAtatatcaaataaatatttgtaaaatcctAATTGGGTCCTGAAAttcagcttaaatttgtgatattattgttcacaacgattaaACTAAAGCTAAAAAAagaagtacaatgaccctttgtacgaccgcaaatgACTTAACATGTTTTTTAGCTTCCCGGCtcatcttgacagaaaaggttctgcttgacagctcgttctaagggaaccatagttgatccataaaaaaagttgtctagtcaatttattcatttttttcgataaaaatgaaaaaaaaccctattctaaatttattctaacttttttttaaacatagaacaaggtttaaaatttattgatttttgaattaaactgttttaaaatttttgaatcattattatttaatgcttttatttttccttttttttatttcaacatatCTTAATGTGGTGGGAATTTTAACCACGCCCATAACAACTTGGGGTTCGACAGCCGAAGCTGTCGAGGGCCTCGCGCCACGAGGTCCTCAAACATTATTCAAATGTTTACAATTTTCAGCCGCATTCGAATAAGAAAATCTAAATTATTTGATGTTGACATAAATTGACCAATGTTGAAGAAGTGTATACAACAAGTTTAACCAGCTCACGTCAGTTGaattttacattaggaacgatcaggatagactctttgtttacccTTCGACCCTGGCCCAATTGGATTGTTTTGCTACATATACTCcttgcgttccttccgagctGCGTACTAGcctaaagttttattgaaacaaatactagtttggattgaatttgttttacaaaaaaacacattttgcgATGTTGTGCAtcttaatttcaatattttaaaaaccttgatttcaaatacataaaagtatacaatgtagaaaattttattcagtttttaatttattattaatacaatttctttgaaaagtttGGTATTCTGGTCGCAAAATTCttaaaccattttttatttttcgaaaaataaatgcaaagaTCTTTTTAAGCTGAATGATCAATTTGCttacgtttttaaaaaatttttcaagcaaaattttatctttgaaaagttagcattttttttatggaaacctTGTTCTTTAATCATATCAATTTTATTCatgtttctcaaaaaatatgaaattcaattttaagacaCATTTCTCACCGTTTAAACTGACTGGTGAATATGAGATCAGTGAAGATGTGACcttcaaaatttttagtatGAATATATCATatcagggatgccagattttcaatctttaaGGAAAATAACACACTTTGAGAATGCGTATCctgtatttatttgattttttccttcCAATCAATTCCACTAATCCGCCGACCTATTGAAAACCGCCAAATGGTTGCTGCAAATCCGGTACGTCGGTTCCGGCTTGAAGAACATCGGCAGCTGAAACGTGCACAGCAGGCGGTTCCACTGGTCCGGTTGCGCCCGCACATCCGGCAAGTAGTTGATCGCAATTTGCTTACACTTTGGCGCGATACACTTCAGTCCGGGCATGTTGTCAAAGTCGTGCTCCAGCGAGTCGATCGTGTCACGGAAGCCGTGCATGCGGGTCATGTGCAGCGCGTACTCGCTGGTGTTTTTCGCGAAGAAGGAACACAGCCGGCACGGTTTGCGGTCCGATTCTTGGCCGAGAGCGGCGTGCAGTCGCATGTGGGTTTCGAAATGTTCCACGTCAAAGTAGGACAGCTGGCAGATGTGGCACTCGAGCCGGAAGCGACCGTACAGGGAAGGCGGCAGGAGACAGCTTTCTTTGTGTTCGATCATCTGCTGGTGCGAGAGATGCACTTCGCTGCAGTTGGGACAGCAGTCGTAGGTCATCTTTCTGGTATCTCGGTGGAACTTTGTAACGTGTTGGTACAGTTTGTCCATGTTGTGCTGTGCGCTGCTGCAAACCTTACACCGGACCTGACCCTTGTGCCGTTGCATGTGAGCGCGAAGGTCCTTGGCGTGCTTTTCCATCTTGCCACACGCGAAGCAGACAAAATCCGAGGGCAACACGGTTTTGCTGATTTTCGCTAACTTTGTGTGCAGTTCCACGTTGTGCGCTTCCAGCTGTTCTGGGCTGGTGAAAACCTTAAAGCACAAATTACAACAATTCTCGTCCTGCTCACGATGCCTCACCAAATGATCTACGAGGGCTTTTGAAGAGTTCATGCCCAAGTGGCAAACCGAGCAGCGGAACGTTTCCAACCGAGTGTGGTGGAGCAAATGACGCTGCAAATCCTCCCTCTCGTTGAACCTCCGCTTACAGTACGAACACGCATGGAGAAATTCGGGCAGCTGAACGTGCAACTGCTTCCGGTGCGCTGCAAAAGTATACGGAGAATTGAAACAGAGGCCACATTCCAAGCACTGCAGGTTCGAGTTGCGCTTGACCATCAAACCGGGAACAAATTGTGGATATTTCGCCACCTTCGGGACAGCAGGCTTACGTTTCGGTTCCGGTTGCCGCAGCTTAACCAACACATTCCTGCCCACTTTCTGTTGCTTTCTTGCCGGTTCATCTTCCCCCTCATCAGCCGTGTCCGTCGAAGTGCCTCCCATCGCTTCCATCGTTCCCCCAAACGGATCCTCTCCCTCCTCGTCCTCCGCCGGAAGTAGATCGGGATCGAGTTCAATCTCCTCTTCCTTGATTTCAATCTCCTCCTCTTTGACCTCAATCTCCGTGCTCAGCAAATCGGCGAAACCCTCAAAGTTGGGACTGTCCCGGGTTTCCTGCAGATCAACTCCAATGTATTCCTCTTCCGCTTTTTCCCACTCGCCGGCCAGTTCGTCCTCCTCCGATTCAGACTCCGTTCCGTGAACTTCCCCAACATCCTCCGATGACACCGCAGCGATTGAGGTGCCATCCGAATTTTCCGGCGGATCTTCCATGCTGTCGGACGGACGGAATTTAACCGCGGCGAACGGTTCAAACTCCAAGTCGATGTCGCACCAGTTCAGCGACGAAGCCTTAAATTCGGCGTTTTTTGTGATTCGGTGTTACTCGCGGGAATGTAAACAAGCGATAGTTTCTGTCATTTGCGAAAACACGATAATTTGGAACGACACACTTTGTTACCGTTTTGGTAAAAAATGTGCAGAGCTAATCCCCAATCAAATCGTTCTCCGCttgacgggttcattccgcttcgaattccgcttcgaaaattggTTCGAAATATTCTAAACAGATTGTCTGATTGGgttccgtttcgattccgtttgagcATTTTTTGCACAAGGGCGACACCTGCTGGTGTACGGCGGAACCTCGATGACATTTCGCCGCGTTTCGCCGAAGCGGTTTTTCTTTAAGCGTGTGAGTGTTGCCTGCTGAAGCAAATGTCAAACTTGCtcaatcaggatttttttcgaGTGCCGACAAAGTGCCAGCAAGTCTCGTGATGGACGCAGCAGTCGAAGTCCCCGCGGAGGAAATCGCGCCAAGTAAATATTTTGTTcgcgttttaaaaattttgctgGCCAAGTAGGCCTTTGATTCTTTGGATTAATTTGGATTAATCTGAAgacttctttcatttttttttcgcagcaGGTGGTGAACTTCCGCCGGAGTGCTGCGGTCTGGGGTCCTCAGGCCATCAAGTACGCCGGCATTACGATGTTGGTGGCCCTCGGCGATGGTCTGTCGCGGCTTGATCAGCGCGCCATCATCGACGGAGTGGCCGCGGTTTAGCGACCGGACGGAAGTTTCAGTGCCACGATCGACGGCAACGAGCACGACATGCGCTTTGTTTACTGTGCCGCGGCCGCCTGTGCTATGCCGAACGACTGGTGATGCGTCGATCAGCGGAAGATGGCAAGAGAAGGAAGTGTCGATCGGTGGCGCAGTACCACATTCCGGATTGCTGATTGCGATGGGCGTCTTGTTGTGCCGTCTAGTGCCGGGGTTGCGATCAGATTCTTCCGATTGATGTCAAGGCCTCGACATCGCTGAATGATGCGATATAATAAGGACGGGTAAGAATTGTATTAGTTTGATAATTGGACTAGAAAAGTAATATATTTATCTCTTTTAGGGCCCGTGAATAAGCCGGCTAAGGAAGAAGAGAAGGCGCCGGAATAACTACGGGGGCCTAGAAACCCATCGAGATCATAGATGACCCCATTCTGCGCCACTTTTACGACAAGCGCATAGGTGTGGAAGTCGGTGCCGATCATCTGGGCGATGAATAGAAGTTATACGTCTTCAAGATTGCCGATGTCAACGACAAGCAAGGCGTGCTGACCAACCCGCGTGTCAGTCTGCTGCTGAAGAAGGGCCACTTTTGCTGTCGGCGTGCCGCGTCGTCTTGAATCGAAGCGAGCAACCAACATCCGCAAACTGTGCATCCTGTCCAAAGAGGACGACGTCCGCCAGTTTGTGGTGAAGCGCCCACTGCCAGAGATGGACGGCAAGAAGACCAAGTTGAAGGCGCCCAAGATCCAGCATCTCATCACGCCGGTGGTGCAGGAGCGCAAGGAGGTCATAGCCGAGTTCCTGAAGGTTCTGACCCTGTGCCGTCGCCAGCAGCATATTCGTCGCCGGTCCCGACTGTCGTCGATACGTGACTCGCGCAGGTTGGTCGGTTCCGGAGGAGGACAATCAAGGCTGCCAAGAAGGTCACAAAGAAGGAGGCCAAGAAAGTGACCGAAACCGCCAAGAAGCGCGACGAGGTCAATACTGCCAAGAAGTCCGAAGAAGACGATAAGAAGACCGACACCTCAGAGGTGCTGTCTAGACCTTTAAGTGTTATTAATATATTGTGAAACTTacaaatttatgtaattaaaaACCTAGGGATTCATGGTGGGgagtgtttttcttgtttaatttttaaatattaataaaaattgcCTAAATAGGCCAAAACGGTTCAATCAGTGTTAAATTTCGATctaatttcaacaaaaagaaaatcaaaaagaaagaaaaacaagaagaagaagaagctgtcAAATCTTATCCGTCCATTCGGATTcaattccgtttgaattccgcttaaaccgatttgcggcgaaaactcaaacggaaccggttgttgcgtttgaaacggaatgcgttttagattctaaaacgaacactgtttagaattcgaatcgaacttttttcgctcaagcggaattctaaacggaattcaaacggaacgcaCTGAGTGGGTCGATGTGTCGAGCGAGTGTCAGGTGCGGAGTTTGAATTTggtgtaaaaattgaaaaacaaacttgttttgttaaccctctactgcccaatttttttttagaatttttttatttttcccgtgttcaggaggtcattttgagcaactattgttccacgaaaaactttacttctcttgttttatgtttttcgtgtttcatttttaatattttaattttcatttatcttgtttagtgtatgtttgtttttggtagtatttggccttttctaccaccttctatcattacattttgcctatgttattttttcatatttttacag from Culex quinquefasciatus strain JHB chromosome 3, VPISU_Cqui_1.0_pri_paternal, whole genome shotgun sequence includes:
- the LOC6031096 gene encoding zinc finger and SCAN domain-containing protein 10, with translation MEDPPENSDGTSIAAVSSEDVGEVHGTESESEEDELAGEWEKAEEEYIGVDLQETRDSPNFEGFADLLSTEIEVKEEEIEIKEEEIELDPDLLPAEDEEGEDPFGGTMEAMGGTSTDTADEGEDEPARKQQKVGRNVLVKLRQPEPKRKPAVPKVAKYPQFVPGLMVKRNSNLQCLECGLCFNSPYTFAAHRKQLHVQLPEFLHACSYCKRRFNEREDLQRHLLHHTRLETFRCSVCHLGMNSSKALVDHLVRHREQDENCCNLCFKVFTSPEQLEAHNVELHTKLAKISKTVLPSDFVCFACGKMEKHAKDLRAHMQRHKGQVRCKVCSSAQHNMDKLYQHVTKFHRDTRKMTYDCCPNCSEVHLSHQQMIEHKESCLLPPSLYGRFRLECHICQLSYFDVEHFETHMRLHAALGQESDRKPCRLCSFFAKNTSEYALHMTRMHGFRDTIDSLEHDFDNMPGLKCIAPKCKQIAINYLPDVRAQPDQWNRLLCTFQLPMFFKPEPTYRICSNHLAVFNRSAD